A stretch of Mytilus edulis chromosome 11, xbMytEdul2.2, whole genome shotgun sequence DNA encodes these proteins:
- the LOC139494656 gene encoding inversin-like has product MKTPICDSPDAKRSLHLQIEKASQQGHTDIVKLLLERNPDVNLCDNDGYSPLIKASACGHTDIVRLLLERNPVPCDSTPLSTSYAYNNISISNSPSLLQPSRKHKPDINAQTWYGGNALYVSALNGNIDITQLLLQNNADSNICIYSKQYIAEMIKNHPTETLGELKQNIFDTLVKSTASRVTEYVGQKSVNYAFDVVAGSSPLHIACFMGRLDIVCCLLDNNANINITKEDGTTPLFYSCEVGHEDIVRLLLDKEAETKICRLDGKSPLKIAIDNKHTAIVEIVTEHIHRTEPLL; this is encoded by the exons ATGAAAACACCGATCTGTGATAGTCCTGATGCGAAGCGATCTTTACATTTACAGATCGAAAAG GCTAGTCAgcaaggacatactgatatagtaaagttactgttagagaggaATCCTGATGTTAATCTATGTGACAATGATGGATATAGTCCTCTGATAAAGGCAAGTGCGTGTGGACATACTGACATAGTTAGATTACTACTAGAGAGGAATCCTGTTCCATGTGACAGTACACCACTTAGTACGTCATATGCTTATAATAACATCAGTATCAGTAACAGTCCTAGTCTTCTCCAGCCATCAAGGAAACATAAACCAGATATTAATGCCCAGACATGGTATGGAGGTAATGCTTTATATGTCAGTGCACTTAATGGAAACATTGATATAACACAGTTACTCTTACAGAATAATGCTGACTCTAATATCTGTATCTATAGTAAACAGTATATAGcagaaatgataaaaaatcaTCCAACTGAAACTTTAGgagaattaaaacaaaacatattcgATACCCTTGTAAAGAGTACAGCATCACGTGTAACAGAATACGTCGGACAGAAGTCAGTGAATTATGCATTTGATGTAGTAGCTGGTTCCTCTCCATTACACATAGCTTGTTTTATGGGAAGGTTGGATATAGTCTGTTGTCTTTTGGACAACAATGCTAacattaacataacaaaagaagaCGGCACCACACCCTTATTTTATTCATGTGAAGTAGGACATGAGGATATTGTACGTTTATTGTTGGATAAAGAAGCAGAAACAAAGATATGCAGACTTGATGGGAAATCTCCGTTAAAGATTGCAATTGATAATAAGCATACAGCTATAGTTGAGATTGTAACAGAACACATTCATAGGACAGAACCACTTCTTTAA